A genomic stretch from Pontivivens ytuae includes:
- a CDS encoding recombinase family protein — translation MTVWPIIETSGQRIGYARVSTKDQKLRMQRDALKAVACHAIYEDHGVSGAKASRSGLDAMLGQLKAGDTVVVFKLDRLGRSVLHLADLLVRFEREGIHFCSLSEGINTATPGGKLVYHLFSAFAEFQRDIIAENTQAGLDAARRRGKRLGRPPVIDLETVLEAHRLIAQDDVSLAEAARRLGVSRATLGRAIRRVEQSP, via the coding sequence ATGACGGTCTGGCCCATCATCGAAACTTCGGGGCAGCGCATCGGCTATGCCCGTGTCTCCACGAAGGACCAGAAGCTACGGATGCAGCGCGATGCCCTCAAGGCCGTCGCCTGTCATGCGATCTACGAGGATCACGGGGTCTCCGGGGCAAAGGCCAGCCGCAGCGGTCTCGATGCCATGCTGGGACAGCTGAAGGCCGGAGATACTGTCGTGGTCTTCAAGCTCGACCGCCTGGGCCGCTCCGTGTTGCATCTCGCCGATCTGCTGGTCCGCTTCGAGCGGGAGGGCATTCACTTCTGCTCGTTGAGCGAGGGGATCAATACGGCCACGCCCGGCGGCAAGCTGGTCTATCACCTGTTCAGCGCCTTTGCCGAGTTCCAGCGCGATATCATCGCCGAGAACACGCAGGCCGGGCTGGATGCGGCCCGCCGCAGGGGCAAGAGGCTGGGTCGTCCGCCTGTGATTGATCTGGAAACCGTATTGGAAGCGCATCGCCTCATTGCGCAGGACGATGTGAGCCTGGCGGAAGCGGCGCGTCGGCTGGGGGTCTCCCGTGCAACGCTGGGGCGGGCGATCCGGCGCGTGGAACAATCTCCGTAA